In one window of Macrotis lagotis isolate mMagLag1 chromosome 5, bilby.v1.9.chrom.fasta, whole genome shotgun sequence DNA:
- the LOC141489737 gene encoding olfactory receptor 14A16-like produces the protein MPNFTMGTGFLLMGFSNNWELQILLAFFFLLIYLVALIGNLLIFILISLDENLHSPMYFFLKNLSFLDFCFISTTLPKSIKNSLSHSHSISFMECVLQLFLVIFFAASELFLLTMMSYDRYVAICQPLHYEVIMTRGTCVKMAAVSWFSGGFFGVLLSTTTSNLPFCSSKEIHQFFCDVPSLLSLSCSDVHIAVDVTLATAVALGSLCFISIAFSYAPIVLTVLKIPTTEDRSKVFSTCVPHLIVLIIFLTTSFIVYLKPPQKQSDSILDLLLSIFYTVVPPPLNPLIYSLRNKDIKNSLKKLIAWKCFS, from the coding sequence ATGCCCAACTTCACTATGGGGACAGGATTTCTCCTGATGGGTTTTTCCAATAACTGGGAGCTGCAGATCTTACTGGCCTTTTTCTTCTTACTGATCTACCTGGTGGCTTTGATAGGGAACCTGCTCATTTTCATCCTCATCTCTCTTGATGAGAATCTCCATTCACCTATGTACTTCTTCCtgaagaatttgtcatttttagatttttgctttatttctacCACACTCCCTAAATCTATCAAAAACTCCCTGAGCCATAGCCATTCCATTTCTTTCATGGAGTGTGTATTACagttatttttagtaattttcttTGCAGCATCTGAGCTTTTCCTCCTCACAATGATGTCCTATGACCGCTATGTGGCTATCTGTCAGCCTCTGCACTATGAAGTTATCATGACAAGAGGGACTTGCGTGAAGATGGCTGCTGTTTCCTGGTTCAGTGGGGGCTTCTTTGGTGTTCTCCTATCAACTACTACATCCAATTTGCCTTTTTGTAGCTCCAAGGAGATCCATCAATTCTTTTGTGATGTTCCTTCATTACTTAGTCTGTCCTGCTCTGATGTACATATTGCAGTAGATGTGACTTTGGCTACTGCAGTTGCTTTAGGGagtctttgttttatttccataGCTTTTTCTTATGCTCCTATAGTCTTAACTGTGCTAAAGATTCCAACCACAGAAGATCGGTCAAAAGTCTTCTCCACTTGTGTGCCCCATCTCATTGTTCTCATAATTTTTCTCACAACCTCTTTCATAGTTTACTTAAAACCACCTCAAAAGCAATCTGACTCAATTCTGGATTTATTGTTATCTATATTCTATACAGTGGTGCCCCCACCCCTGAACCCTTTGATTTATAGTCTCCGAAACAAGGACATCAAGAATTCTCTGAAGAAGTTAATAGCCTGGAAATGTTTCtcatag